GATTCTAAAGTTCTCTTTGATACTGCTAAAAAAGGCGATTTCATCGAGCATGCTCAGGAGTTGCATGCTGATATCGCCAACACAAAGATGATTGTATTAAGCCATGCGCACTACGATCACTGTGGTGGTTTGATGAAATACCTGAATATGTTCGATGGCAAGGGCAGGACTCTCTATCTGAAAGATTGCTTCTTTGATGGTGCAGCAGAGAAGTATTATGACGATATCGCAGGGCAGAAGCTTGATTTTACTGATGGCACGCCTGGCTATTTTAACATCGGTATCAAGTTCGATCAAAAAGATGTAGAGGCTACTGGTGCTAAGGTTGAATATATGACAGGTGATTCAATGGAGCTTGCACCTGGAATTACGCTTTATGGCAACTTTGTTCGCAATCCTCTAGATCCAAAAATGCTAATTAAGAATGACAAGGGTGAATATATTATCGATAATTTCGATGAAGAAGTTGCTATTTCAGTTGAGACTAGCAAAGGAATCATCGTAGTTTCCGGTTGTTCGCACACTGGTATTGAAAACATCGTCAAAGCAATTAAGGACCGCACCGGGAAAGATGTTTATGCTGTAATTGGTGGGTTCCATTTGCTGGACGCTACTGAGAAGCAAATTC
This portion of the Phoenicibacter congonensis genome encodes:
- a CDS encoding MBL fold metallo-hydrolase; protein product: MDTPKISRRGFLGGSAAAVASLALAACSSNSGEEKKEGEEKPFTPQTDFSETTGDKLKITTLSENTNTGHESLSAEFGFCALIELGDSKVLFDTAKKGDFIEHAQELHADIANTKMIVLSHAHYDHCGGLMKYLNMFDGKGRTLYLKDCFFDGAAEKYYDDIAGQKLDFTDGTPGYFNIGIKFDQKDVEATGAKVEYMTGDSMELAPGITLYGNFVRNPLDPKMLIKNDKGEYIIDNFDEEVAISVETSKGIIVVSGCSHTGIENIVKAIKDRTGKDVYAVIGGFHLLDATEKQIQNSIDTFSGLGVSHMGVSHCIGEKAKKMFCEQLPDIAFVNTTGSVFEMK